One window of Trinickia caryophylli genomic DNA carries:
- a CDS encoding UbiX family flavin prenyltransferase: protein MQDPPARPRRLVVAITGATGAIYGVRLLETLRRVGGVQTHLLISSAGWLNVQHELQLTKDEIHPLADVVHSVRDVGASIASGSFVTDGMIVAPCSMKTLASIAHGFADNLIARAADVTLKERRRLVLLVRETPFNLAHLRNMTAVTEMGGIVFPPLPAFYHRPASIDELVDDTVARVLDLFSLGPALAPSWPGLRGPDA, encoded by the coding sequence ATGCAAGACCCACCCGCGCGGCCGCGCCGGCTCGTGGTCGCGATCACCGGAGCAACCGGTGCGATCTACGGCGTGCGGCTGCTGGAGACGCTCAGGCGCGTCGGCGGCGTGCAAACGCATCTGCTGATTTCGAGCGCTGGCTGGCTCAATGTCCAGCACGAGCTGCAACTGACGAAAGACGAGATTCACCCGCTCGCCGATGTGGTGCACTCGGTTCGTGACGTCGGCGCGAGCATCGCCTCGGGCTCGTTCGTGACCGACGGCATGATCGTCGCGCCGTGTTCGATGAAAACGCTTGCGAGCATTGCGCACGGTTTTGCCGACAATCTCATCGCGCGCGCGGCCGACGTCACGCTCAAGGAACGGCGCCGCCTCGTGCTGCTCGTGCGCGAAACGCCGTTCAACCTCGCGCATCTGCGCAACATGACGGCCGTCACAGAGATGGGCGGCATCGTCTTCCCACCGCTGCCGGCGTTCTACCATCGCCCCGCCTCGATCGACGAACTCGTCGACGACACCGTAGCCCGCGTGCTCGATCTTTTTTCGCTCGGTCCCGCGCTGGCGCCGTCGTGGCCCGGGTTGCGCGGCCCGGACGCCTGA
- a CDS encoding APC family permease, whose product MKSSIQRNIGPFALMLTGLGSIIGSGWLFGAWKAAKIAGPAAICAWIIGAVVILAIALTYAELGAMFPESGGMVRYARYSHGALVGFISAWANWIAIVSVIPIEAEASIQYMSTWPYAWAHALYVGDSLTPTGVGLSAVLVIIYFMLNYWGVKVFARANTAITVFKFLIPALTIIGLFSGFHSENLGKTGEFAPYGWSAVFTAVATSGIVFSFNGFQSPVNLAGEARNPARSVPFAVIGSILVALVIYVLLQIAYIGAVNPADVARGWSHFDFASPFAELAIALNLNWLAIMLYVDAFVSPSGTGTTYMATTTRMIYAMERNNTMPKMFGNVHPFYGVPRNAMWFNLLVSFVFLFFFRGWGSLAAVISVATVISYLTGPISLMALRRAATDIERPLRLPLMGVIAPFAFVCASMVLYWAKWPLTGEIILLMVVALPVYFYFQGKSGWSGWGRDLKAAWWLVAYLPTMAVLSLIGSKQFGGMGVLPYGWDMGIVAAVSLIFYYWGVNTGYRTRYLDEREPEHDILEGVGV is encoded by the coding sequence GTGAAAAGTTCTATTCAACGGAACATCGGGCCATTTGCGCTGATGTTGACCGGGCTTGGCTCCATCATTGGGTCGGGCTGGCTCTTCGGCGCATGGAAAGCAGCCAAAATCGCGGGCCCTGCGGCAATCTGCGCCTGGATCATCGGTGCTGTCGTCATTCTCGCCATCGCACTCACCTACGCCGAGCTCGGCGCCATGTTCCCGGAGTCGGGCGGCATGGTGCGCTATGCCCGCTATTCGCACGGCGCGCTCGTGGGCTTCATCAGCGCGTGGGCGAACTGGATCGCCATCGTATCGGTGATCCCGATCGAGGCCGAAGCATCGATCCAGTACATGAGCACCTGGCCCTATGCCTGGGCGCACGCGCTTTACGTGGGAGACTCATTGACACCAACGGGCGTCGGTCTATCGGCTGTGCTCGTGATCATCTACTTCATGCTCAATTACTGGGGCGTGAAGGTCTTCGCGCGCGCCAATACGGCGATTACTGTCTTCAAGTTCCTGATTCCGGCACTGACGATCATCGGCTTGTTCTCCGGCTTTCATTCCGAGAACCTCGGCAAGACGGGCGAGTTCGCGCCTTATGGCTGGTCGGCGGTGTTCACGGCCGTCGCCACGAGCGGCATCGTATTCAGCTTCAACGGCTTCCAAAGCCCGGTGAACCTTGCCGGTGAAGCGCGCAATCCCGCGCGCAGCGTGCCTTTCGCCGTGATCGGCTCGATCCTGGTGGCGCTCGTGATCTACGTGCTCCTGCAAATCGCCTATATCGGCGCGGTGAACCCCGCCGATGTCGCGCGCGGCTGGAGCCACTTCGATTTCGCCTCACCGTTCGCCGAGCTGGCCATTGCGCTGAATCTGAACTGGCTTGCGATCATGCTCTACGTCGATGCGTTCGTGAGCCCGAGCGGAACCGGTACGACCTATATGGCCACCACGACGCGCATGATCTACGCGATGGAGCGCAACAACACGATGCCGAAGATGTTCGGCAACGTGCACCCGTTCTATGGCGTGCCGCGTAACGCGATGTGGTTCAACCTGCTTGTGTCGTTCGTCTTCCTTTTCTTCTTCCGCGGATGGGGCTCGCTGGCTGCCGTGATCTCGGTCGCGACCGTCATCTCGTATCTGACCGGCCCGATCAGCCTCATGGCGCTGCGCCGCGCGGCGACCGACATCGAGCGCCCGCTGCGCCTGCCGTTGATGGGGGTGATCGCGCCGTTCGCGTTCGTCTGCGCATCGATGGTGCTTTATTGGGCGAAGTGGCCGCTCACGGGCGAGATCATCCTGCTGATGGTCGTCGCGCTGCCCGTCTACTTCTACTTTCAGGGCAAATCGGGCTGGAGCGGCTGGGGCCGCGACCTGAAGGCGGCATGGTGGCTCGTTGCCTATCTGCCGACGATGGCCGTGCTGTCGCTGATCGGCAGCAAGCAGTTCGGGGGCATGGGCGTTCTGCCGTACGGCTGGGACATGGGCATCGTGGCCGCCGTTTCGCTGATCTTCTACTACTGGGGTGTCAACACCGGCTATCGCACGCGTTACCTCGACGAGCGCGAGCCCGAACACGACATCCTCGAGGGAGTCGGCGTCTAA
- a CDS encoding cold-shock protein — METGTVKWFNDAKGFGFITPDGGGEDLFAHFSEVKVDGFKTLQENQKVSFEVRTGPKGKQAANIKPI; from the coding sequence ATGGAAACCGGTACCGTCAAGTGGTTCAACGACGCGAAGGGCTTTGGCTTCATCACGCCCGACGGCGGCGGCGAGGATCTCTTCGCCCACTTCTCGGAAGTCAAAGTAGACGGCTTCAAGACCCTTCAGGAAAACCAGAAGGTGTCGTTCGAAGTGCGCACCGGCCCGAAGGGCAAGCAAGCGGCTAACATCAAGCCGATCTGA
- a CDS encoding Hsp70 family protein encodes MTYCAIDFGTSNSAVALPQGDAVRLAPVEGEHSTLPTAIFFNTDENTLEYGRAALAAYIDGFDGRLMRSLKSILGSPLAEGMTELGDGSAVKYTDVVSTFVAYLKARAEACAKAPIERAVLGRPVFFVDDDPQADRLAQQQLEAAARQAGLRELHFQYEPIAAAFDYESRLAAEALVLVADIGGGTSDFSLVRVGPERMTRIERKDDVLAHHGVHVAGTDFDRRVELATIMRELGFKTLDPEGREVPSRIYFDLSTWHLINTVYTGKRLGELKLMRHLYQDLRHHDRLMRVVEQRLGHALAALAEEAKIGVAAGGQTSIDLNDVETDLRLPFDDAQLIEAGQEETRQIVDAARETLRLAGVAPRELDALYFTGGSTGLAFLTRELAGAFPTARAVFGDRLASVATGLGIHAQRVFA; translated from the coding sequence TTGACCTATTGCGCGATAGACTTCGGCACGTCGAATTCGGCGGTCGCATTGCCGCAGGGCGACGCGGTGCGGCTGGCTCCGGTGGAGGGCGAGCATTCGACACTGCCGACCGCCATTTTTTTCAATACGGACGAAAATACGCTCGAGTACGGGCGTGCGGCGCTGGCGGCCTACATCGACGGCTTCGACGGCCGACTCATGCGTTCGCTCAAGAGTATTCTCGGCTCCCCGCTTGCCGAGGGCATGACCGAGCTCGGCGATGGCAGCGCCGTCAAGTACACCGACGTGGTATCGACCTTCGTTGCCTACCTGAAGGCGAGGGCCGAGGCTTGCGCGAAGGCGCCGATCGAGCGCGCGGTGCTCGGCCGGCCCGTGTTCTTCGTCGACGACGACCCGCAGGCCGATCGTCTCGCGCAGCAGCAATTGGAGGCCGCCGCCCGACAGGCGGGGTTGCGCGAGCTGCATTTCCAGTACGAACCGATCGCGGCCGCATTCGACTACGAGTCGCGGCTGGCGGCCGAGGCGCTCGTGCTCGTGGCCGATATTGGCGGCGGCACGTCCGACTTTTCGCTCGTGCGCGTGGGGCCGGAGCGCATGACGCGCATCGAACGCAAGGACGACGTGCTCGCGCATCACGGCGTGCATGTGGCGGGCACCGACTTCGACCGTCGTGTCGAACTCGCGACGATCATGCGCGAGCTCGGCTTCAAAACGCTCGACCCCGAAGGCCGCGAGGTACCGAGCCGCATCTATTTCGATCTGTCCACCTGGCACCTGATCAATACCGTCTACACGGGCAAGCGGCTGGGCGAACTGAAACTCATGCGCCATCTTTACCAGGATCTGCGCCATCACGATCGTCTCATGCGCGTGGTCGAGCAGCGGCTCGGCCATGCGCTGGCGGCGCTGGCCGAAGAAGCGAAGATCGGCGTGGCGGCGGGCGGGCAGACATCCATCGACCTGAACGATGTCGAAACCGACTTGCGGCTGCCCTTCGACGATGCACAACTGATCGAGGCCGGGCAGGAAGAGACACGACAGATCGTCGATGCCGCGCGAGAGACGCTGCGGCTCGCCGGCGTCGCCCCGCGCGAACTCGACGCGCTCTACTTCACCGGCGGTTCGACGGGGCTGGCGTTTCTCACGCGCGAATTGGCGGGTGCGTTTCCCACGGCGCGAGCGGTGTTCGGCGATCGGCTCGCGAGCGTGGCCACGGGCCTCGGCATTCACGCGCAGCGGGTGTTCGCCTGA
- a CDS encoding MFS transporter — protein sequence MLETDLPSRLDRLPWGRFHTLIVVALGVTWLLDGLEVTLAGAVAGALRASPVLHFSNADIGLASSAYIAGAVLGALGFGWLTDRLGRRRLFFLTLSLYLAATAATAFSWNLASFALFRFLTGAGIGGEYAAINSTIQEFTPARVRGWTDLGINGTFWVGAALGAGGSLVLLDPRLFPGDLGWRACFFIGAALAFVIVFMRMWIPESPRWLLTHDRAHTARAIVEAIEARFRREGRSPTAEPVRTLRLARREHTPLREVFHALFVLHRRRSLVGLALMTAQAFFYNAIFFTYALVLTEFYGVPGNHVGWYLLPFAAGNFLGPIVLGHAFDAIGRRVMIAFTYAISGVLLAGSGYLFEQGWLSVSAQTAAWMVIFFFASAAASSAYLTVSESFPLEVRALAIAVFYAFGTAAGGIAGPALFGRLIDTHSRSAVFDGYLVGAALMLIAAAVAAIWGVDAERRPLEHVAAPLSALADDD from the coding sequence GTGCTCGAAACCGACCTGCCGTCGCGGCTCGACCGCCTGCCGTGGGGGCGCTTCCATACGCTGATCGTGGTCGCTCTCGGCGTGACCTGGCTTCTCGACGGGCTCGAGGTCACGCTCGCCGGCGCCGTCGCCGGTGCTTTACGAGCAAGCCCCGTGCTGCACTTCTCGAATGCCGACATCGGGCTCGCGAGCAGTGCCTATATCGCGGGCGCGGTGCTCGGTGCGCTCGGCTTCGGCTGGCTGACCGACCGCCTGGGCCGGCGCCGGCTCTTCTTTCTCACGCTGAGCCTCTATCTCGCCGCCACCGCCGCCACGGCGTTCTCGTGGAATCTCGCGAGCTTCGCCCTCTTTCGCTTTCTGACGGGCGCCGGCATCGGCGGCGAGTACGCGGCCATCAATTCGACGATTCAGGAGTTCACGCCCGCGCGCGTGCGCGGATGGACAGACCTCGGCATCAACGGTACGTTCTGGGTCGGCGCGGCGCTCGGCGCCGGCGGCTCGCTCGTGCTGCTCGACCCGCGCCTTTTTCCCGGTGATCTGGGCTGGCGCGCCTGCTTCTTCATCGGTGCCGCACTTGCATTCGTGATCGTATTCATGCGCATGTGGATACCCGAAAGCCCGCGCTGGCTGCTTACGCACGATCGCGCGCACACGGCCCGCGCGATCGTCGAGGCGATCGAAGCACGCTTTCGCCGCGAAGGCCGCTCGCCGACCGCCGAACCAGTGCGAACGCTGCGGCTCGCTCGGCGCGAGCACACGCCCCTGCGCGAAGTTTTCCACGCGCTCTTCGTGCTGCATCGGCGGCGCTCGCTCGTCGGCCTCGCTCTGATGACCGCGCAAGCGTTTTTCTACAATGCGATCTTCTTCACCTACGCGCTCGTGCTGACCGAGTTCTACGGCGTACCCGGCAACCACGTGGGCTGGTATCTGCTGCCGTTTGCGGCCGGCAACTTTCTGGGCCCGATCGTGCTCGGGCATGCGTTCGATGCGATCGGCCGACGCGTCATGATCGCCTTCACCTACGCCATATCGGGGGTGCTGCTCGCGGGCAGCGGCTACCTGTTCGAGCAGGGCTGGCTCAGCGTCAGCGCGCAGACAGCCGCGTGGATGGTGATTTTCTTCTTCGCTTCGGCAGCGGCGAGTTCGGCCTATCTGACGGTGAGCGAGTCGTTTCCGCTCGAAGTGCGCGCGCTCGCGATCGCCGTGTTCTATGCGTTCGGCACCGCCGCGGGCGGTATCGCCGGGCCGGCGCTCTTCGGCCGGCTCATCGACACGCACTCGCGCAGCGCCGTCTTCGACGGCTATCTCGTTGGCGCGGCGCTGATGCTGATTGCAGCCGCGGTTGCGGCGATCTGGGGCGTCGACGCGGAGCGGCGCCCGCTCGAGCACGTCGCCGCCCCCCTCTCCGCGCTGGCCGACGACGATTGA
- a CDS encoding MFS transporter, with the protein MNWAAKAVRTRFHYGWLVAAIVFLVLLASAGTRATPSVMMLPLEHEFGWSRATISLAISVNIALYGLTGPFAAAAMQRFGIRPTVLTALVTMAAGVALSSTMTAPWQMVLIWGVMVGGATGVAALTLGATVVNRWFVKRRGLVMGVLTASSATGQLVFLPMLASVAQHYGWRPVVLIVAAAAAVVLPLVALFVPERPADVSLRPYGEAPDTPPAPAGAMQNPLAIAFGTLARASRSRDFWLLFFSFFVCGASTNGYIGTHLIAMCGDYGMSEVQGASLLAVMGIFDLIGTTLSGWLSDRFSSRVLLFWYYGMRGLSLIYLPHAFGIQVFGLPLFAMFYGLDWIATVPPTVRLTTDAFGKDAAPVVFGWIVAGHQLGAAFAAFGAGLLRADLGSYTVASTISGGLCLVAALVVLRIGRRRDVRALSPAA; encoded by the coding sequence ATGAACTGGGCAGCGAAAGCAGTGCGTACGCGGTTTCACTATGGATGGCTCGTGGCGGCCATCGTTTTTCTCGTATTGCTCGCGTCCGCGGGCACGCGCGCGACGCCGAGCGTGATGATGCTGCCGCTCGAGCATGAATTCGGCTGGAGCCGCGCCACCATCTCGCTGGCGATCTCGGTGAACATCGCGCTCTATGGACTCACGGGGCCGTTTGCGGCAGCCGCGATGCAGCGCTTCGGGATCCGCCCGACCGTGCTGACGGCGCTGGTGACGATGGCGGCCGGGGTGGCGCTTTCGTCGACGATGACGGCGCCGTGGCAGATGGTGTTGATCTGGGGCGTGATGGTGGGCGGCGCGACGGGCGTGGCCGCGCTCACGCTCGGCGCGACCGTCGTGAACCGGTGGTTCGTCAAGCGCCGCGGGCTTGTGATGGGCGTGCTGACCGCGAGTTCGGCTACGGGCCAGCTCGTTTTTCTGCCGATGCTCGCGTCGGTGGCGCAGCACTATGGCTGGCGTCCGGTCGTGCTGATCGTGGCGGCCGCGGCAGCGGTCGTGTTGCCGCTCGTGGCGCTTTTCGTGCCGGAGCGTCCGGCCGACGTATCGCTGCGCCCCTACGGCGAAGCGCCCGACACCCCGCCGGCACCGGCGGGCGCCATGCAAAACCCGCTTGCGATCGCATTCGGCACGCTCGCCCGGGCAAGCCGGTCGCGCGATTTCTGGCTGCTTTTTTTCAGCTTCTTCGTCTGCGGGGCCAGCACGAACGGCTATATCGGCACGCATCTGATCGCCATGTGCGGCGATTACGGAATGAGCGAGGTGCAAGGGGCGTCGCTGCTGGCCGTGATGGGCATCTTCGATCTGATCGGCACGACGCTTTCGGGTTGGCTGTCCGATCGCTTCAGCAGCCGCGTGCTGCTGTTCTGGTACTACGGGATGCGGGGATTGTCGTTGATCTATCTGCCGCACGCGTTCGGCATCCAGGTCTTCGGCCTGCCGCTTTTCGCGATGTTCTACGGGCTCGACTGGATCGCCACGGTGCCTCCCACCGTGCGCCTCACCACCGATGCGTTCGGCAAGGACGCGGCACCGGTCGTCTTCGGCTGGATCGTGGCTGGCCATCAACTCGGCGCGGCGTTTGCGGCATTCGGCGCCGGCTTGCTGCGCGCCGATCTCGGCAGCTATACGGTGGCTTCGACGATTTCGGGCGGGCTGTGCCTCGTCGCGGCGCTCGTCGTGCTGCGCATCGGGCGCCGGCGCGACGTGCGCGCGCTGAGTCCTGCGGCCTGA
- a CDS encoding TetR/AcrR family transcriptional regulator, with protein MMGRTTPGTDNAASRARQHTAGPQAQQALLRAADELFYREGVRAVGVDAVVERAGVNKMSLYRQFSSKDELVVAYLERASERFFERFETSLAKHPGDPVRQIAQYFEDLSARASVEGYRGCPFVNVSAEFPDAQHPARQCVARNKAELMSRLIALANAAGADDPLYLANAFALMIEGIYAASQTYGAGCGPIKSAPRLAAQLLAASCPGSGGSPLGATPGGAAHR; from the coding sequence ATGATGGGACGGACCACGCCGGGCACGGATAACGCGGCTTCGCGAGCGCGCCAGCACACCGCGGGTCCGCAAGCGCAGCAGGCACTGCTGCGCGCGGCGGACGAGCTTTTCTACCGCGAAGGCGTGCGCGCCGTGGGCGTGGACGCGGTCGTGGAGCGAGCGGGCGTGAACAAGATGAGTCTGTACCGGCAGTTTTCGTCGAAGGACGAGCTGGTGGTTGCCTATCTCGAACGCGCGAGCGAGCGCTTTTTCGAGCGCTTCGAAACCAGTCTCGCCAAACACCCGGGAGACCCGGTCCGCCAGATTGCCCAGTATTTCGAAGATCTGAGCGCGCGCGCGTCGGTCGAGGGATATCGAGGCTGCCCGTTCGTCAACGTATCGGCCGAATTCCCCGATGCGCAGCATCCGGCCCGGCAGTGTGTGGCGCGCAACAAGGCCGAGCTGATGTCGCGCCTCATCGCGCTTGCCAATGCCGCAGGCGCCGACGATCCGCTTTATCTCGCCAATGCGTTCGCGCTGATGATCGAAGGGATCTATGCGGCGAGCCAGACGTATGGGGCCGGCTGTGGGCCCATCAAGTCCGCGCCGCGCCTCGCCGCGCAACTGCTCGCGGCCTCGTGCCCGGGCAGCGGCGGCAGCCCGCTTGGCGCGACGCCCGGCGGCGCGGCACACCGCTGA